The following are encoded in a window of Kitasatospora sp. NBC_01250 genomic DNA:
- a CDS encoding helix-turn-helix domain-containing protein — translation MNHTRWKLARERAVAEGRREAPEVEAMRTEIRLAFDLGQAVYDRRTALGLSQAELAMRANMTQPQVSKLELGGTVPTLPLLARLAKALDASLNIALDDGTSSVVFTPHAA, via the coding sequence ATGAACCACACGCGCTGGAAGCTCGCCCGCGAGCGCGCAGTTGCCGAGGGGCGGCGGGAAGCGCCCGAGGTCGAGGCGATGCGCACGGAGATCCGCCTGGCCTTCGACCTTGGCCAGGCTGTCTACGATCGCCGGACTGCTCTGGGTCTGTCCCAGGCGGAACTGGCCATGCGGGCGAACATGACGCAGCCCCAGGTGTCGAAGCTCGAACTGGGTGGAACCGTGCCGACCCTGCCGCTGCTGGCGCGCCTTGCCAAGGCGCTGGATGCGTCCCTGAACATCGCGCTCGATGACGGCACGTCCAGCGTCGTCTTCACGCCGCACGCTGCCTGA
- a CDS encoding ArsR/SmtB family transcription factor encodes MTLHHPEREQIRIDSVLSALGSPLRLAVIRLLDGTGEHNCSSVLRTLSVPSKSTMTHHWRVLRESGVIRQRPAGREHLLSLRREDLDARYPGLLDAVLSGVISDRALSAA; translated from the coding sequence ATGACCCTGCACCATCCAGAGCGCGAGCAGATCCGGATCGACAGCGTCCTGTCGGCCCTGGGCAGTCCCCTGCGGCTCGCCGTGATCCGCTTGCTCGACGGCACCGGTGAGCACAACTGCAGCAGCGTGCTGCGCACCCTGAGCGTGCCGTCGAAGTCGACCATGACGCACCACTGGCGGGTGCTGCGCGAGAGCGGGGTCATCCGGCAGCGGCCGGCCGGGCGGGAGCACCTGCTCTCGCTGCGCCGCGAGGACCTGGACGCCCGCTACCCCGGGCTGCTGGACGCGGTGCTGAGCGGCGTGATCTCCGACCGTGCTCTGTCCGCCGCCTGA
- a CDS encoding glutamine synthetase family protein, whose protein sequence is MSTTTAEQAESWSSEQVGEPPFGDEPLTAELRAERAARARVAAARLAAEGVEGVILGWVDNAGLARVKTVPVRRLEQAAAWGVGAAPSFDVFLVDDSITTSRHIGGPAGDLRLIPDLGRLTRLAAQPGWAWAPADRYAQDGTVHPGCQRRFAQRMIHAARLRGLDLRAGIEIEWVVALADAPEQPPVYPTHGPAYGLHRLVDLSDYLRDLLHAFDEQGLSVLQLHPEYAPGQFELSLAAQGPLGAADTTVLARQTIRAVGRRHGLRTSYAPAVEPGGVGNGGHLHLSLWREGRNLAQGGPGPYGLNGEAESFLAGVLAELPALLALGAPSPASYLRLLPQRWAGAFQCWGMENREAALRLIPGPPGEGAGSANAEFKCFDAAANPYLLLGAVLAAGLTGVDARRALPAETCDDPALLPEGEVPRLPGTLAESVAAYRTSGVLREAMGDPLYEAVLAVRLGEIELFAGHSPEQLAAATRWRY, encoded by the coding sequence ATGAGCACCACCACGGCCGAGCAGGCGGAATCCTGGAGCAGCGAGCAGGTCGGCGAGCCGCCGTTCGGCGACGAGCCGCTCACCGCCGAGCTGCGGGCCGAGCGGGCCGCCCGGGCGCGGGTGGCCGCCGCCCGGCTGGCCGCCGAGGGCGTCGAGGGCGTGATCCTCGGCTGGGTGGACAACGCCGGCCTGGCCCGGGTCAAGACCGTCCCGGTCCGCCGTCTCGAACAGGCGGCCGCCTGGGGCGTCGGCGCCGCCCCCTCCTTCGACGTCTTCCTGGTGGACGACTCGATCACCACCAGCCGCCACATCGGCGGTCCGGCCGGCGACCTGCGGCTGATCCCCGATCTCGGCCGGCTGACCAGGCTGGCCGCCCAGCCCGGCTGGGCCTGGGCCCCCGCCGACCGGTACGCCCAGGACGGCACCGTGCACCCCGGCTGCCAGCGCCGCTTCGCCCAGCGGATGATCCACGCGGCCCGGTTGCGCGGCCTCGACCTGCGGGCCGGGATCGAGATCGAGTGGGTGGTGGCGCTGGCCGACGCCCCCGAGCAGCCGCCGGTCTACCCCACCCACGGCCCCGCCTACGGCCTGCACCGCCTGGTCGACCTCTCCGACTACCTGCGCGACCTGCTGCACGCCTTCGACGAGCAGGGCCTGTCCGTGCTCCAGCTCCACCCCGAGTACGCCCCCGGCCAGTTCGAGCTCTCGCTGGCCGCCCAGGGCCCGCTGGGCGCCGCCGACACCACTGTGCTGGCCCGCCAGACCATCCGCGCGGTGGGCCGCCGGCACGGCCTGCGCACCTCCTACGCCCCCGCCGTCGAGCCCGGCGGCGTCGGCAACGGCGGCCACCTGCACCTCTCGCTCTGGCGTGAGGGGCGCAACCTCGCCCAGGGCGGCCCCGGGCCCTACGGCCTCAACGGCGAGGCCGAGTCCTTCCTGGCCGGGGTGCTGGCCGAACTGCCCGCACTCCTGGCCCTCGGCGCGCCCAGCCCCGCGAGCTACCTGCGGCTGCTCCCGCAGCGCTGGGCCGGCGCCTTCCAGTGCTGGGGCATGGAGAACCGCGAGGCCGCGCTCCGCCTGATCCCCGGCCCGCCCGGCGAGGGCGCCGGCAGCGCCAACGCCGAGTTCAAGTGCTTCGACGCCGCCGCCAACCCGTACCTGCTGCTCGGCGCCGTGCTCGCCGCGGGCCTGACCGGAGTCGACGCCCGCCGCGCACTGCCCGCCGAGACCTGCGACGACCCGGCGCTGCTGCCGGAGGGCGAAGTCCCGCGGCTGCCCGGCACCCTGGCCGAGTCGGTGGCCGCATACCGCACCTCGGGCGTGCTGCGGGAGGCGATGGGCGATCCGCTCTACGAGGCGGTGCTGGCGGTGCGGCTGGGCGAGATCGAACTCTTCGCGGGCCACAGCCCCGAGCAGTTGGCCGCGGCCACCCGCTGGCGGTACTGA
- a CDS encoding 3-hydroxyacyl-CoA dehydrogenase family protein translates to MQAPDSASSSTTAQPFPTVAVVGLGTMGAGVAVAIARSGRRVIGIEADAAGAARALARIEAATAHAVERERLTAEERTALLALIGVGAQLDAAAAADLVIEEIPEQLELKRDLFAELDKICPPHTVLATGTTSLSVTRIAAATGRPDRVLGLHFFNPVHAMKLVEVVRTVLTAGQVAEEAAGFARSLGKEPVAAGDRAGFVVNGLLFAYLNQAAAMYESKYATREDIDAAMRLGCGLPMGPLALLDLIGVDTARTVLEAMYEQSRDRLHAPAPILGQLVAAGLLGRKTGRGFYTYEAPGSSKVVAEPGAGTVARTAGRVVERVGVCGSGTMATGIAEVFAKAGYQVTLVARSQEKADRAKSQLARSLARSVEKGRLTEEQREAALALVTPAAQLTDLAEADLVLEAVAEDLAVKRELFATLDKICRPGAVLATTTSSLPVISCATATGRPRDVVGMHFFNPAPAMKLVEVVSTVLTAPDVTATVLEVCARVRKHPVECGDRAGFIVNALLFPYLNDAVRMLEEHYATVDDIDTAMKLGCGYPMGPFELLDVVGLDVSLTIERVLHQEFREPGLAAAPLLEHLVAAGCLGRKTGRGFRDHARR, encoded by the coding sequence ATGCAGGCTCCCGACTCTGCCAGCAGCAGCACCACCGCGCAGCCCTTCCCCACCGTCGCGGTGGTGGGCCTGGGCACCATGGGCGCCGGGGTCGCCGTGGCGATCGCCCGCAGCGGCCGCCGCGTGATCGGCATCGAGGCCGACGCCGCCGGCGCCGCCCGGGCGCTGGCCCGGATCGAGGCCGCCACCGCCCATGCGGTGGAGCGCGAGCGGCTCACCGCCGAGGAGCGCACCGCGCTGCTCGCGCTGATCGGCGTCGGCGCGCAGCTCGACGCCGCCGCCGCGGCGGACCTGGTGATCGAGGAGATCCCCGAGCAACTGGAGCTCAAGCGCGACCTGTTCGCCGAGCTGGACAAGATCTGCCCGCCGCACACCGTGCTGGCCACCGGCACCACCTCGCTCTCGGTGACCCGGATCGCCGCCGCCACCGGGCGCCCGGACCGGGTGCTCGGGCTGCACTTCTTCAACCCGGTGCACGCGATGAAGCTGGTCGAGGTGGTCCGCACCGTGCTGACCGCCGGCCAGGTCGCCGAGGAGGCGGCCGGGTTCGCCCGCTCGCTGGGCAAGGAGCCGGTGGCCGCCGGCGACCGGGCCGGCTTCGTGGTGAACGGGCTGCTCTTCGCCTACCTCAACCAGGCGGCGGCCATGTACGAGTCCAAGTACGCCACCCGGGAGGACATCGACGCGGCGATGCGGCTGGGCTGCGGCCTGCCGATGGGCCCGCTCGCGCTGCTCGACCTGATCGGCGTGGACACCGCCCGCACCGTGCTGGAGGCGATGTACGAGCAGTCCAGGGACCGGCTGCACGCCCCGGCGCCGATCCTCGGCCAGCTGGTCGCGGCCGGCCTGCTCGGCCGCAAGACCGGGCGCGGCTTCTACACCTACGAGGCGCCGGGCTCCTCCAAGGTGGTGGCCGAACCGGGCGCGGGCACCGTCGCGAGGACCGCCGGGCGCGTGGTCGAGCGGGTCGGCGTCTGCGGCTCGGGGACGATGGCCACCGGCATCGCCGAGGTCTTCGCCAAGGCCGGCTACCAGGTCACCCTGGTCGCCCGCAGCCAGGAGAAGGCCGACCGGGCCAAGTCCCAGCTGGCCCGCTCGCTGGCCCGCTCGGTGGAGAAGGGCCGGCTCACCGAGGAGCAGCGCGAGGCGGCGCTCGCCCTGGTGACGCCGGCCGCCCAGCTGACCGACCTGGCCGAGGCCGACCTGGTGCTGGAGGCGGTGGCCGAGGACCTGGCCGTCAAGCGCGAGCTGTTCGCCACCCTGGACAAGATCTGCCGGCCCGGCGCCGTGCTGGCCACCACCACCTCCAGCCTGCCGGTGATCAGCTGTGCCACCGCCACCGGGCGACCGCGCGACGTGGTCGGGATGCACTTCTTCAACCCGGCGCCCGCGATGAAGCTGGTCGAGGTGGTCTCCACGGTGCTGACCGCCCCGGACGTCACCGCGACCGTGCTGGAGGTCTGCGCCAGGGTCCGCAAGCATCCGGTGGAGTGCGGCGACCGGGCCGGCTTCATCGTCAACGCCCTGCTCTTCCCCTACCTGAACGACGCGGTGCGGATGCTGGAGGAGCACTACGCGACGGTCGACGACATCGACACCGCGATGAAGCTGGGCTGCGGCTACCCGATGGGCCCCTTCGAGCTCCTCGACGTGGTCGGCCTGGACGTCTCGCTGACCATCGAGCGGGTGCTGCACCAGGAGTTCCGCGAACCGGGGCTGGCCGCGGCGCCGCTGCTGGAGCACCTGGTGGCGGCCGGCTGCCTGGGCCGCAAGACGGGCCGCGGCTTCCGCGACCACGCGCGCCGATGA
- a CDS encoding TetR family transcriptional regulator has protein sequence MDAEQSATERGGRTTAVAEHAPGHRRAAAQRQQMRQDLAQAAMELFATQGYEETTVDQIAAAAGVARRTFFRYFRSKEEAIFPDHDDTLVRVADLLASAEPEEHPLDVVCRGIKEVLHMYAATPAVSVARYQLIRQVPALREREIAVVARYERLFTRYLLGRFDAAVGTGTEGTAIPPGWQHGGDDDSMLAEVSAAAVVAAHNHVLRRWLRAGGHGDVEAQLEHSFEVIRGTFWATAPRGVRRRGTLVAPGATEGAEAALEPLAASALSATPGGEVVITVARTDAPLEQVLDSIKAALSR, from the coding sequence ATGGATGCGGAACAGTCAGCCACCGAGCGGGGCGGGCGCACCACCGCGGTCGCCGAACACGCCCCTGGCCATCGCCGGGCCGCCGCGCAGCGCCAGCAGATGCGTCAGGACCTCGCGCAGGCCGCGATGGAGCTGTTCGCCACCCAGGGGTACGAGGAGACCACGGTCGATCAGATCGCGGCCGCCGCGGGGGTGGCCCGGCGCACCTTCTTCCGCTACTTCCGTTCCAAGGAGGAGGCGATCTTCCCGGACCACGACGACACCCTGGTCCGGGTGGCCGACCTGCTGGCCAGCGCGGAGCCCGAGGAGCACCCGCTGGACGTGGTCTGCCGCGGCATCAAGGAGGTGCTGCACATGTACGCGGCCACCCCTGCCGTCTCGGTGGCGCGCTACCAGCTGATCCGTCAGGTGCCGGCGCTGCGCGAGCGGGAGATCGCGGTGGTGGCCCGCTACGAGCGGCTGTTCACGCGGTACCTGCTCGGGCGGTTCGACGCGGCGGTGGGGACGGGCACGGAGGGGACGGCGATCCCGCCGGGCTGGCAGCACGGCGGGGACGACGACTCGATGCTCGCCGAGGTCTCGGCGGCGGCCGTGGTCGCGGCCCACAACCACGTGCTGCGCCGCTGGCTGCGGGCCGGCGGCCACGGGGACGTGGAGGCGCAGCTGGAGCACTCCTTCGAGGTGATCCGGGGGACCTTCTGGGCCACCGCGCCGCGCGGGGTGCGGCGCCGCGGCACGCTTGTGGCACCCGGTGCCACCGAGGGTGCCGAGGCCGCGCTGGAACCGCTGGCCGCGAGTGCCCTCAGTGCCACCCCGGGCGGTGAGGTGGTCATCACAGTGGCCAGAACCGACGCGCCGCTGGAGCAGGTGCTGGACAGCATCAAGGCCGCGCTCAGTCGCTGA
- the ccrA gene encoding crotonyl-CoA carboxylase/reductase — MKEILDAILSADSVAADFAALKLPESYRAVTLHKDEEQMFAGLESRDKDPRRSLHLDEVAVPELGPGEALVAVMASAVNYNTVWSSIYEPVSTFGFLERYGRLSPLTKRHDLPYHVLGSDLAGVVLRTGAGVNAWKPGDEVVAHCLSVELESPDGHDDTMMDPEQRIWGFETNFGGLAQLALVKTNQLMPKPAHLTWEEAASPGLVNSTAYRQLVSRNGAGMKQGDNVLIWGASGGLGSYATQYALAGGATPICVVSSPQKAEICRAMGAEAIIDRSAEAYKFWKDENTQDPREWKRLGGRIRELTGGEDVDIVFEHPGRETFGASVYVTRKGGTIVTCASTSGFMHQYDNRYLWMSLKKIVGSHFANYREAWEANRLIAKGKIHPTVSKVYSLEETGQAALDVHHNKHQGKVGVLCLAPEEGLGVRDAELRAKHLPAINIFRELDERKHQGSRDI; from the coding sequence ATGAAGGAAATCCTCGACGCGATCCTCAGCGCCGACAGCGTGGCGGCGGACTTCGCCGCGCTGAAACTGCCCGAGTCCTACCGGGCGGTGACGCTCCACAAGGACGAGGAGCAGATGTTCGCCGGGCTGGAGAGCCGGGACAAGGACCCGCGCCGCTCGCTCCACCTGGACGAGGTCGCGGTGCCCGAACTGGGCCCGGGCGAGGCCCTGGTGGCCGTGATGGCCAGCGCCGTCAACTACAACACCGTGTGGTCCTCGATCTACGAGCCGGTCTCCACCTTCGGCTTCCTGGAGCGCTACGGGCGGCTGTCCCCGCTGACCAAGCGCCACGACCTGCCGTACCACGTGCTCGGCTCGGACCTGGCCGGCGTGGTGCTGCGCACCGGCGCGGGCGTCAACGCCTGGAAGCCGGGCGACGAGGTGGTCGCGCACTGCCTCTCGGTCGAGCTGGAGAGCCCGGACGGCCACGACGACACGATGATGGACCCGGAGCAGCGGATCTGGGGCTTCGAGACGAACTTCGGCGGCCTGGCCCAGCTGGCCCTGGTGAAGACCAACCAGCTGATGCCCAAGCCCGCGCACCTCACCTGGGAGGAGGCCGCCTCCCCCGGCCTGGTCAACTCCACCGCCTACCGCCAGCTGGTCAGCCGCAACGGCGCCGGCATGAAGCAGGGCGACAACGTGCTGATCTGGGGCGCCAGCGGCGGCCTCGGCTCCTACGCGACCCAGTACGCGCTGGCCGGCGGCGCCACCCCGATCTGCGTGGTCTCCAGCCCCCAGAAGGCCGAGATCTGCCGGGCGATGGGCGCCGAGGCGATCATCGACCGCAGCGCCGAGGCCTACAAGTTCTGGAAGGACGAGAACACCCAGGACCCGCGCGAGTGGAAGCGCCTGGGCGGCCGGATCCGCGAGCTGACCGGCGGCGAGGACGTGGACATCGTCTTCGAGCACCCGGGCCGCGAGACCTTCGGCGCCAGCGTCTACGTCACCCGCAAGGGCGGCACCATCGTCACCTGCGCCTCCACCTCCGGCTTCATGCACCAGTACGACAACCGCTACCTGTGGATGTCGCTCAAGAAGATCGTCGGCTCGCACTTCGCCAACTACCGCGAGGCGTGGGAGGCCAACCGCCTGATCGCCAAGGGAAAGATCCACCCCACCGTCTCCAAGGTCTACTCCCTGGAGGAGACCGGCCAGGCCGCCCTCGACGTCCACCACAACAAGCACCAGGGCAAGGTGGGCGTGCTCTGCCTGGCCCCCGAGGAGGGCCTGGGCGTGCGCGACGCCGAGCTGCGCGCCAAGCACCTGCCGGCGATCAACATCTTCCGCGAGCTCGACGAGCGGAAGCACCAGGGCAGCCGGGACATCTGA
- a CDS encoding protein meaA: MTDRQNRDRPWLMRTYAGHSTAADSNALYRRNLAKGQTGLSVAFDLPTQTGYDSDHVLARGEVGRVGVPVGHIGDMRALFDGIPLERTNTSMTINATAMWLLALYQVVAEEQGADITRLTGTTQNDIVKEYLSRGTHVFPPGPSIRLITDMIAYTVAGIPKWNPINICSYHLQEAGATPVQEIAFAMCTAITVLDAVRDSGQVPQERMGEVVGRISFFVNAGVRFVEEMCKLRAFGRLWEKVALERYGIQDPKQRRFRYGVQVNSLGLTEAQPENNVQRIVLEMLGVTLSKDARARAVQLPAWNEALGLPRPWDQQWSLRIQQVLAYESDLLEYEDLFAGSHVVEAKTAELLAGAEAEITKVLGMGSGDGREGIIPAVESGYLKSALVASHAERRARIESGEDKIVGVNCFDTTEENPLTADLDAAIMVVDPAAEQGVLDSLAAWKATRDDAAAQRALAELKAVAGTGVNLMAATLDCVRAGVTTGEWAFALREVFGEYRAPTGVGGAPVAVPAEPGGELAAVRAAVAATAAELGCGKLRLLVGKPGLDGHSNGAEQIAVRARDAGFEVVYQGIRLTPEQIVAAAVAEDVHCVGLSILSGAHAELVPDVLRRLRRAGVEDVPVIVGGIIPAADGEALKAAGVAAVFTPKDFGITTIIGRIVDEIRLANHLAPTKEETLAS; encoded by the coding sequence ATGACCGATCGTCAGAACCGCGACCGGCCCTGGCTGATGCGCACCTACGCCGGCCACTCCACCGCCGCGGACTCCAACGCGCTCTACCGGCGCAACCTGGCCAAGGGCCAGACCGGCCTCTCGGTCGCCTTCGACCTGCCCACCCAGACCGGCTACGACTCGGACCACGTGCTGGCCCGCGGCGAGGTCGGCCGGGTCGGCGTCCCGGTGGGCCACATCGGCGACATGCGCGCGCTCTTCGACGGGATCCCGCTGGAGCGCACCAACACCTCGATGACCATCAACGCCACCGCGATGTGGCTGCTGGCGCTCTACCAGGTGGTCGCCGAGGAGCAGGGCGCGGACATCACCAGGCTCACCGGCACCACCCAGAACGACATCGTCAAGGAGTACCTGTCGCGCGGGACGCACGTCTTCCCGCCCGGGCCCTCCATCCGGCTGATCACCGACATGATCGCCTACACGGTGGCCGGGATCCCCAAGTGGAACCCGATCAACATCTGCAGCTACCACCTGCAGGAGGCCGGCGCCACCCCGGTGCAGGAGATCGCCTTCGCGATGTGCACCGCGATCACCGTCCTGGACGCGGTCCGCGACAGCGGCCAGGTGCCCCAGGAGCGGATGGGCGAGGTGGTCGGCCGGATCTCCTTCTTCGTCAACGCGGGCGTCCGCTTCGTCGAGGAGATGTGCAAGCTGCGGGCCTTCGGCCGGCTCTGGGAGAAGGTCGCCCTGGAGCGCTACGGCATCCAGGACCCCAAGCAGCGCCGGTTCCGCTACGGCGTGCAGGTCAACTCGCTGGGTCTGACCGAGGCGCAGCCGGAGAACAACGTCCAGCGGATCGTGCTGGAGATGCTGGGCGTCACGCTCTCCAAGGACGCGCGCGCCCGCGCCGTCCAGCTGCCCGCCTGGAACGAGGCGCTGGGCCTGCCCCGGCCCTGGGACCAGCAGTGGTCGCTGCGGATCCAGCAGGTGCTGGCCTACGAGTCGGACCTGCTGGAGTACGAGGACCTGTTCGCCGGCTCGCACGTGGTCGAGGCGAAGACCGCCGAGCTGCTGGCCGGCGCCGAGGCGGAGATCACCAAGGTGCTGGGCATGGGCAGCGGTGACGGGCGGGAGGGCATCATCCCCGCCGTCGAGTCCGGCTACCTGAAGTCCGCGCTGGTCGCCTCGCACGCCGAGCGCCGGGCCCGGATCGAGAGCGGCGAGGACAAGATCGTCGGGGTGAACTGCTTCGACACCACCGAGGAGAACCCGCTCACCGCCGACCTGGACGCCGCGATCATGGTGGTCGACCCGGCCGCCGAGCAGGGCGTGCTGGACAGCCTGGCGGCCTGGAAGGCGACCCGCGACGACGCGGCGGCCCAGCGCGCGCTGGCCGAGCTCAAGGCGGTCGCCGGCACCGGGGTCAACCTGATGGCGGCCACCCTCGACTGCGTGCGGGCCGGGGTGACCACCGGCGAGTGGGCCTTCGCGCTGCGCGAGGTCTTCGGCGAGTACCGGGCCCCCACCGGGGTCGGCGGCGCGCCGGTCGCGGTGCCGGCCGAGCCCGGCGGCGAGCTGGCGGCGGTGCGCGCGGCGGTCGCCGCCACGGCGGCCGAGCTGGGCTGCGGCAAGCTGCGCCTGCTGGTCGGCAAGCCCGGCCTGGACGGGCACTCCAACGGTGCCGAGCAGATCGCGGTGCGCGCCCGGGACGCCGGCTTCGAGGTGGTCTACCAGGGCATCCGGCTGACCCCCGAGCAGATCGTGGCGGCGGCGGTGGCCGAGGACGTGCACTGCGTGGGCCTGTCGATCCTCTCCGGCGCGCACGCCGAGTTGGTCCCCGATGTGCTGCGGCGGCTGCGCCGGGCCGGGGTGGAGGATGTGCCAGTGATCGTGGGTGGCATCATCCCGGCAGCGGACGGCGAGGCTCTCAAGGCCGCCGGCGTCGCTGCCGTGTTCACCCCGAAGGACTTCGGCATCACCACCATCATCGGCCGGATCGTCGACGAGATCCGCCTGGCCAACCACCTGGCCCCGACCAAGGAAGAGACCCTCGCCTCATGA
- a CDS encoding HpcH/HpaI aldolase/citrate lyase family protein — translation MTNAHPSPAATLLSSGSAAAPNRLRPRRSCLAVPGSNPRFLEKAQGLPADQVFLDLEDACAPLVKESARHSIVDALNNGDWGKKTKVVRVNDWTTHWTYRDVITVVEGAGPNLDCIMLPKVQDAEQVKALDLLLTQIEKTMGFEVGRIGIEAQIENAKGLINVDAIATASPRLETIIFGPADFMASINMKSLVVGEQPPGYNADAYHYILMRILMAARANDLQAIDGPYLQIRNAEGYREVAGRSAALGFDGKWVLHPDQVAAANEIYSPSQEDYDHAELILDAYDWCTSEAGGFKGSAMLGDEMIDEASRKMALVISGKGRAAGMERTSKFEPPQA, via the coding sequence ATGACCAACGCCCACCCGTCGCCCGCCGCCACCCTCCTTTCGAGCGGCTCCGCCGCCGCCCCCAACCGCCTGCGCCCGCGCCGCTCCTGTCTCGCCGTCCCCGGCAGCAACCCGCGCTTCCTGGAGAAGGCCCAGGGCCTGCCCGCCGACCAGGTCTTCCTCGACCTGGAGGACGCCTGCGCCCCCCTGGTCAAGGAGAGCGCCCGGCACAGCATCGTGGACGCGCTGAACAACGGCGACTGGGGCAAGAAGACCAAGGTCGTGCGGGTCAACGACTGGACCACGCACTGGACCTACCGCGACGTGATCACGGTGGTCGAGGGCGCCGGCCCGAACCTGGACTGCATCATGCTGCCCAAGGTGCAGGACGCCGAGCAGGTCAAGGCGCTGGACCTGCTGCTCACCCAGATCGAGAAGACGATGGGCTTCGAGGTCGGCAGGATCGGCATCGAGGCGCAGATCGAGAACGCCAAGGGCCTGATCAACGTCGACGCGATCGCCACCGCCTCGCCGCGGCTGGAGACCATCATCTTCGGCCCGGCCGACTTCATGGCCTCGATCAACATGAAGTCCCTGGTGGTCGGCGAGCAGCCGCCCGGCTACAACGCCGACGCCTACCACTACATCCTGATGCGCATCCTGATGGCCGCCCGGGCCAACGACCTGCAGGCGATCGACGGCCCCTACCTGCAGATCCGCAACGCCGAGGGCTACCGCGAGGTGGCCGGGCGGTCCGCCGCGCTGGGCTTCGACGGCAAGTGGGTGCTGCACCCGGACCAGGTCGCCGCGGCGAACGAGATCTACTCGCCCTCCCAGGAGGACTACGACCACGCCGAGCTGATCCTGGACGCCTACGACTGGTGCACCTCGGAGGCCGGCGGCTTCAAGGGCTCGGCGATGCTCGGCGACGAGATGATCGACGAGGCCAGCCGCAAGATGGCGCTGGTGATCTCCGGCAAGGGCCGTGCCGCGGGCATGGAGCGCACCTCCAAGTTCGAGCCCCCGCAGGCATAG
- a CDS encoding MaoC family dehydratase, with translation MQFGRTYEEFEVGAVYKHWPGKTVTEYDDHLFCLLTMNHHPLHMDTNYAEKTTDFGKNVVVGNYIYSLLLGMSVPDVSGKAIANLEIESLRHIAPTFHGDTLYGETTVLDKWPSKSKDDRGIVYVETKGYKQDGTVVCLFRRKVMVPTTTYTQARGGEQPGRPTPLA, from the coding sequence ATGCAGTTCGGACGCACCTACGAGGAGTTCGAGGTCGGCGCGGTCTACAAGCACTGGCCCGGGAAGACCGTCACCGAGTACGACGATCACCTCTTCTGCCTGCTGACCATGAACCACCACCCCCTCCACATGGACACCAACTATGCGGAGAAGACGACGGACTTCGGCAAGAACGTCGTGGTCGGCAACTACATCTACTCGCTGCTGCTCGGCATGTCCGTCCCGGACGTCTCGGGCAAGGCGATCGCCAACCTGGAGATCGAGTCGCTGCGGCACATCGCGCCGACCTTCCACGGCGACACCCTGTACGGCGAGACCACGGTGCTGGACAAGTGGCCGTCCAAGTCCAAGGACGACCGCGGCATCGTCTACGTCGAGACCAAGGGCTACAAGCAGGACGGCACCGTCGTCTGCCTCTTCCGCCGCAAGGTGATGGTGCCGACCACCACCTACACCCAGGCGCGCGGCGGCGAGCAGCCCGGCCGCCCGACCCCGCTGGCCTGA